In Gossypium hirsutum isolate 1008001.06 chromosome D06, Gossypium_hirsutum_v2.1, whole genome shotgun sequence, one genomic interval encodes:
- the LOC107940718 gene encoding ABC transporter I family member 1-like, whose translation MSMRKPTLPRILLNDVSCMRNAQQILRHVNGSVHNGGALVLKGSNNDSGKTTFLRMLAGFSRPSADQILRNGHDISQSGTFHQYKLQLNWLSLKDAVKEKFIVLDNVQWFEVLEGKHGFIV comes from the coding sequence ATGTCTATGAGGAAGCCTACACTACCTAGAATTCTTCTCAACGATGTGTCTTGCATGAGAAATGCACAACAAATCTTGCGGCACGTGAATGGGTCGGTTCATAATGGTGGAGCACTTGTGCTGAAAGGGAGTAATAATGACTCTGGCAAGACCACATTCTTGCGTATGTTAGCGGGGTTCTCACGACCTTCTGCTGATCAAATACTTCGGAATGGCCATGATATTAGTCAGTCAGGAACCTTCCACCAATACAAGCTTCAACTAAATTGGCTTTCCCTCAAGGATGCAGTGAAAGAAAAGTTCATTGTCCTCGACAATGTTCAGTGGTTTGAGGTTCTTGAAGGTAAGCATGGGTTCATTGTATAG
- the LOC107940708 gene encoding gibberellin-regulated protein 1, which yields MFHTRTLKTHKNQTRFLYYFLVLLMAVVKAFIASLLISLLLLQLVAADQLVTSASKRKGTAPPAKIDCGGACAARCRLSSRPHLCKRACGTCCARCNCVPPGTAGNQEMCPCYASLTTHGGRRKCP from the exons ATGTTCCACACAAGAACACTAAAGACGCACAAGAACCAAACACGGTTTCTCTATTATTTTCTTGTCTTACTTATGGCCGTCGTTAAGGCTTTCATTGCTTCACTTCTCATCTCTCTTCTCCTTCTCCAACTTGTTGCTGCTGATCAACTGGTGACAAGTGCCAGCAAGCGCAAGGGAACTGCCCCCCCTGCGAAAATTG aCTGCGGCGGGGCTTGTGCGGCGAGGTGCCGATTATCATCGAGGCCACACCTATGCAAGAGGGCATGCGGGACATGTTGCGCACGCTGCAACTGTGTTCCACCGGGGACAGCCGGTAACCAAGAAATGTGTCCTTGCTATGCTAGCTTGACCACCCACGGTGGCCGACGCAAGTGCCCTTGA
- the LOC121218138 gene encoding uncharacterized protein, with amino-acid sequence MEEKPRRRGHGQLREEEPPLPAIDHRTGRRTPATTTPFAVAGKPKKAPFFSFLRIESRSGVRKAEIRAKRAKIERDLSVPPSPETGAAKGMVVADSMGEWEWCWWQTTWENGKRQVGV; translated from the exons ATGGAAGAAAAACCCCGGCGGCGCGGTCACGGCCAACTCCG AGAGGAAGAGCCCCCTTTGCCGGCCATCGACCACCGCACCGGTCGCCGGACGCCGGCGACGACGACGCCGTTCGCGGTGGCTGGAAAACCAAAAAAAGctccctttttctcctttttgcGAATAGAGTCCAGATCTGGggttagaaaagccgaaatccggGCGAAAAGGGCCAAAATCGAAAGAGACCTTTCGGTTCCACCGTCGCCGGAAACAG GTGCAGCAAAAGGCATGGTGGTGGCAGACAGCATGGGAGAGTGGGAgtggtgctggtggcagacaacaTGGGAGAATGGGAAGAGGCAAGTGGGAGTCTAG